The following are encoded in a window of Astyanax mexicanus isolate ESR-SI-001 chromosome 6, AstMex3_surface, whole genome shotgun sequence genomic DNA:
- the csf3r gene encoding granulocyte colony-stimulating factor receptor, producing MKLHWLPVRVMLWSTMCSFTANVKASPCAEIRTLSAVVLSGSPVTASCYIKEDCPLTKRADFRVEWPYKANLSYASVTSHEERVYQILISNLTNMIAMLECAICIHEDCNVVAGMEIKAAYPPPAPRDLTCGLNLTEQYSLLCTWDPGQETSIPTTYKLHTEIRDYAQKFVYIPPPGKHFFRIPRVGFALFNDVQVQVVAENALGRATSEPLVLDPMETVKLDPPEIQTVTAETYECLGLRWSLSKAQEWITRNLNVEIRMKPMSNKVLNREHIISKNSKSRKTVQTCKLLHGMMYQSEMRVRYNSSPWSEWSRPSVATTRMKAPTGRLVTWLKLLGQPANRQYEAELLWKPSLQFRANSMNVSYVVSFVRPPGRKEELCITDQQHCSFSIPVDIKRIQLTAVNTAGKSSPTDVTVYKWKGRDRAINLKAFPVSEESIFTNWSSPKSSAISAYVLEWKALHEGIFTTVSFEIVNKNQSALVFPGLEPYKPYHFSIYPKYKDVIGQPSSVVAYTKEKAPLESPDLKIGDLRPSSIELLWDELPLQKRNGNITSYTVFYWDKKNKTGEAKVTERRVVLKDLSPYSVYSVQLMTSTNGGSVNGSVISVMTPYVDAIEIVLIVIPACVGLALLFLTGITCFSNDKCLKKCLWPMIPDPANSSIKKWTLTDSMQDIPPLKEVKDPVPVHLSHFSLLSLSETELWKGNTPISEYPHCGKWTYTGKSVDEEHSDSSRDSGIYNSGSQSESVPYATVVFANPYRTQPAAPPAYLRSESTQPLLAEEEPSSPQPYEQMATQGTVYEAEHFSAVQEDLRREEENESHWEDFPMLQSLEINDINNQG from the exons ATGAAGCTACACTGGCTCCCAGTACGTGTGATGCTGTGGTCAACTATGTGTTCATTCACAGCAA ATGTCAAAGCATCACCATGTGCTGAGATCCGCACTCTATCTGCAGTGGTTCTGAGTGGCTCTCCAGTCACAGCTTCCTGCTACATCAAAGAAGACTGCCCACTAACAAAAAGAGCAGATTTTCGTGTGGAATGGCCTTACAAAGCTAATTTAAGCTATGCTAGTGTGACCAGTCATGAAGAGAGGGTCTACCAAATCCTCATATCCAACCTCACAAACATGATAGCCATGCTGGAGTGCGCCATCTGCATTCATGAAGACTGCAATGTAGTGGCCGGGATGGAAATCAAAGCAGCAT atcCTCCTCCTGCCCCCCGAGATTTAACCTGTGGGTTAAATCTGACTGAACAATACTCACTGTTGTGCACTTGGGACCCTGGTCAGGAAACTTCCATTCCAACAACCtataaactccacacagaaatCAG AGATTATGCACAGAAGTTTGTCTATATTCCTCCACCTGGAAAGCATTTCTTCAGAATCCCTCGAGTCGGCTTTGCATTGTTTAATGATGTACAAGTTCAGGTGGTGGCAGAGAATGCCCTGGGCCGAGCCACCTCTGAGCCTTTGGTGCTGGACCCCATGGAAACCG TAAAACTGGATCCACCAGAGATACAGACAGTCACGGCAGAGACCTATGAATGCCTTGGTCTGAGATGGAGTCTCTCGAAAGCACAAGAATGGATTACCAGGAATTTAAATGTTGAGATCAGAATGAAACCCATGAGCAACAAAGTTTTGAACAGAGAGCat ATAATCTCCAAGAACAGTAAATCTAGAAAAACAGTACAGACGTGTAAACTGCTTCATGGGATGATGTACCAGTCTGAGATGAGAGTGAGGTATAACAGCAGTCCCTGGAGCGAGTGGAGTCGTCCCTCAGTGGCTACCACACGCATGAAGG CTCCCACCGGCCGACTGGTCACATGGCTGAAGCTTCTAGGGCAACCAGCAAACAGGCAGTATGAAGCAGAGCTGCTTTGGAAG CCATCTTTGCAGTTCCGTGCCAACAGCATGAATGTGTCTTACGTCGTCTCATTTGTGAGACCACCTGGAAGGAAGGAAGAATTGTGCATCACAGACCAGCAACACTGCTCTTTCTCAATCCCTGTCGATATCAAAAGGATCCAACTGACAGCCGTGAACACAGCAGGGAAATCCAGCCCGACTGATGTGACAGTGTACAAATGGAAAG gtcGGGATCGTGCCATCAATCTAAAAGCTTTTCCAGTATCTGAAGAATCTATATTCACAAACTGGTCAAGCCCAAAATCTTCAGCCATCAGTGCCTATGTGTTAGAGTGGAAAGCACTGCATGAGGGCATTTTTACTACAGTCTCCTTTGAAATTGTGAACAAAAATCAGTCTGCTCTGGTATTTCCAG GTCTGGAGCCCTACAAGCCCTATCATTTTTCAATATATCCGAAGTATAAGGACGTTATTGGTCAGCCTTCTTCTGTTGTGGCTTACACAAAAGAGAAAG CCCCCCTTGAATCTCCGGATCTGAAGATCGGAGACCTCAGACCTTCATCTATCGAGCTACTTTGGGATGAACTTCCACTGCAGAAGAGAAATGGAAACATTACCAGCTATACTGTTTTCTACTGGGATAAGAAGAACAAGACAGGAG AGGCCAAGGTCACAGAGAGGCGGGTTGTTCTGAAAGATCTCAGTCCGTATTCTGTCTACAGCGTGCAGCTCATGACTAGCACAAATGGCGGGAGTGTGAATGGGTCTGTTATCTCAGTGATGACCCCATATGTTG ATGCCATTGAAATAGTGCTGATTGTAATCCCGGCCTGTGTCGGACTGGCACTGCTTTTCCTGACAGGGATTACCTGTTTCAGCAATGATAAATG cttGAAAAAGTGCTTGTGGCCGATGATTCCTGATCCAGCCAATAGCAGTATTAAAAAGTGGACATTGACTGACTCAATGCAG GACATTCCCCCTCTGAAAGAGGTCAAGGACCCTGTGCCGGTACATCTTTCCCACTTCAGTCTCCTGAGCCTCTCTGAGACAGAGTTATGGAAGGGAAACACCCCAATATCTGAATACCCCCACTGTGGAAAGTGGACTTACACTGGTAAAAGTGTTGATGAGGAGCACTCTGACTCATCCCGTGATTCAGGTATCTATAACTCTGGATCTCAGAGTGAGTCTGTGCCCTATGCTACAGTTGTGTTTGCCAATCCATATCGCACCCAGCCAGCAGCTCCACCTGCCTACCTGCGCTCAGAGTCCACACAGCCTCTCCTAGCTGAAGAGGAGCCTTCCAGTCCTCAACCATATGAACAAATGGCAACCCAAGGGACAGTCTATGAAGCAGAGCACTTTTCTGCAGTTCAGGAGGATttaagaagagaagaagaaaatgagTCACATTGGGAAGACTTTCCTATGCTCCAGTCCTTGGAAATCAATGACATTAATAATCAGGGATGA